Sequence from the Helianthus annuus cultivar XRQ/B chromosome 13, HanXRQr2.0-SUNRISE, whole genome shotgun sequence genome:
ACATAGTGGtcagggtgggcggccgcaccccttgaaaaaaaaatcagtgtatattttaggcaaaaaaaacCGACCGCACCCCTTAAAAATATGGTTGAACGCCTCATCCGCACCCTcagcaaataatttctgggtccgccactgaatCCTAATGCTTGTGTTATTAGTGTTTTGACATAATATGATTATTATAGTTTTTAGCTTTGCAGGAAATATCATAAAAATATAGATATGATTATTTGTTGATTAAGATTAGAGGTTAAACATTGTTTTTGCAATCACTAAACATAGCAAAGAAGTGATAATAGATCACTTCAAAAGACTTGGGACATAAAAAGCATTGtctttatgtaacttttttttaatacGGCTTGATTTATTAAAGAGAACACCCGACTCGCAAgacacttttttttttaatacggCTTGATTTATTAAAGAGATCACCTGACTCGCAAGACACTAGCCTGGCCAAAAGCTACAAATTACATAAACATGAGTGGATTTTGTAACCACTCGAGCCAATACATGTTACACTTTCGACTTCTACTAGTAAACCacaaaaaaacgaaaagtttttatTTAAGTAATAAGAAAGCACATCGAGAATATATAAACGATGCATATGTCTTAAACGCTGCTCTTAATGGCATCGCTATAATAACTTAGACCATCGAAATACCGGTTCCAAAGCATGACACCTCCATAGTTTTGGGACATCTTAGCAAAAGGTATAACTTTGGAGGTCATTTGTGGCTTAGGAATATAACCGCTTGATGCTGCATCCCCAGATTTTGATGCTGGTACTCCGATAAATATTTTACTACCAGGAAATGATGATGTCCATTGACGCCACGATTTCATAAAGCTGGCGACATTGTTGGCATTGAACTCACATTGAGGGTTGTTATAGAACTGAACCCAAATATAGTTGAATTGGTTGGTATTGAGTGCTCTTTGAAGCTTTGCATCTGGAAACGGGCATTGTGGTGCTGCGCTTAGGTAAATCTTGTCCCCCCCGAGCTCACGTAGCCTATTAGCAAGAGCTGCATAATGAGGCTCACCTTGTTCTATATCAAAGTCAACGCCGTCTAGAACTGCATCACCAAGTGGTCTAGAGTTTGAGTGGCCTCCGAGGAAGTTGTTCCATATGTAATTGGCTACACCTCTGGCATCATCGGCTGAGGACAATGAGTAGGTGTCAGTGGCGCCCCCAATGGAGAGCAAGACCTTCACCCCTAGGCTTTGACAATGGTGGATGCCGGTGCTAACTTTGTCACAATCGTGTGGTGTCCCAGGGTCACAATGACCGGCTAGGTTCATTAGAGGAGGTTGGCCTCTGCCGAATTGAGAAAGGAATGCAATGTTAACGATGCCATATTTTCCGGTGTTACATGTATCGACAAGTTTACCCTCTCTCACATCTTGGCCCCAGTATACCACAAGTTTCCCGGCTTTGGATATCGGGGCTAGTGAGAGTGAGAGTGCAAGGGCAAACACTACTAGATAAAGTTTAGAGCcattgtttgtgtttgtgttcgtgttcgtgttcgtgtttgtgtttgtgtttgtgttttctCTTTGTGTGGAAGGGTTACCTATTTATAGAACTCATCAACTTGACTTGCCATTGACCAAAAATGTGGTTGGAATTTCCTAAAGGTTT
This genomic interval carries:
- the LOC110944314 gene encoding basic endochitinase yields the protein MDSSDDEGEEYLFKVVIIGDSAAGKSNLLSRYTRNEFNLHSKAIIGVEFQTQSMDRRKRSNPSTQRENTNTNTNTNTNTNTNTNNGSKLYLVVFALALSLSLAPISKAGKLVVYWGQDVREGKLVDTCNTGKYGIVNIAFLSQFGRGQPPLMNLAGHCDPGTPHDCDKVSTGIHHCQSLGVKVLLSIGGATDTYSLSSADDARGVANYIWNNFLGGHSNSRPLGDAVLDGVDFDIEQGEPHYAALANRLRELGGDKIYLSAAPQCPFPDAKLQRALNTNQFNYIWVQFYNNPQCEFNANNVASFMKSWRQWTSSFPGSKIFIGVPASKSGDAASSGYIPKPQMTSKVIPFAKMSQNYGGVMLWNRYFDGLSYYSDAIKSSV